A DNA window from Campylobacter anatolicus contains the following coding sequences:
- a CDS encoding acetyltransferase: protein MVQTKRIYIYGASGHGLVVADIARACGYDEIVFLDDAKKIKFKPNLPKADIIIAVGANTTREILAKKVVASGFNLVSLMHPSAVISQSAVIERGVVVMPNAVINAKALIKQGAIINSAAIIEHECLIGEFAHISPNATLAGAVKVGDFTHIGIGACIIQNISIGNSCVIGAGSVVVRDIPNNSKAYGVPARLKV from the coding sequence ATGGTTCAAACTAAGCGTATATACATATATGGAGCTAGTGGTCATGGGCTGGTTGTAGCTGATATCGCAAGGGCATGTGGATACGATGAGATTGTATTTTTAGATGATGCCAAGAAGATAAAATTTAAACCAAATTTACCAAAAGCTGACATCATTATCGCAGTTGGAGCAAACACTACACGTGAAATTTTAGCTAAAAAGGTGGTTGCGAGTGGGTTTAACCTAGTTAGCTTAATGCACCCAAGTGCAGTCATAAGCCAAAGTGCAGTTATAGAGCGTGGTGTGGTTGTCATGCCAAATGCCGTTATAAATGCAAAAGCATTGATAAAACAAGGTGCGATAATCAACTCAGCAGCTATAATAGAGCATGAATGTCTCATCGGTGAATTTGCTCACATAAGCCCAAATGCCACACTTGCTGGAGCAGTTAAGGTAGGGGATTTTACGCATATTGGTATCGGTGCTTGTATTATTCAAAATATAAGTATCGGAAACAGTTGCGTAATAGGTGCTGGAAGTGTAGTCGTGCGAGATATACCAAATAATTCAAAGGCTTACGGCGTTCCAGCTAGACTTAAAGTATAA
- a CDS encoding sugar transferase — translation MYRAFFKRFLDVVGAIFLLILTAPFIVITAILIYFKVSRDVIFTQNRPGLNEKIFVIYKFKTMSDECGADGELLSDELRLNKFGRFIRSLSLDELPQLFNVLKGDMSFIGPRPLLVEYLPLYNDTQKHRHDVRPGITGLAQVNGRNAISWEQKFAYDIEYVQNVSFKMDVKIAILTIQKVLKQSGISKDGMATTEKFNGSN, via the coding sequence ATGTATAGGGCATTTTTTAAGCGATTTTTAGACGTTGTCGGGGCGATTTTTTTACTTATTTTAACTGCACCTTTTATCGTTATAACGGCGATTTTGATATATTTTAAAGTCAGTCGTGATGTTATTTTTACTCAAAATAGACCTGGATTAAACGAAAAAATATTTGTAATCTATAAATTTAAAACGATGAGTGATGAGTGTGGTGCAGACGGAGAGCTCTTAAGTGATGAACTTCGCCTTAATAAATTTGGTCGCTTTATCCGCTCACTTAGTCTTGATGAGTTACCACAGTTATTTAATGTGTTAAAGGGAGATATGAGCTTCATCGGACCTCGCCCATTGCTTGTAGAATACCTACCTCTTTATAATGATACACAAAAGCACCGCCATGACGTGCGTCCAGGCATCACAGGACTTGCTCAGGTAAATGGCAGAAATGCCATAAGCTGGGAGCAAAAATTTGCCTATGATATTGAGTATGTGCAAAATGTAAGCTTTAAAATGGATGTTAAAATTGCTATCTTAACCATTCAAAAGGTACTAAAGCAAAGTGGTATTAGCAAAGATGGTATGGCTACGACGGAGAAATTTAATGGTTCAAACTAA
- a CDS encoding glycosyltransferase family 4 protein, translating into MARIGFLSHSDTSLHLFRRPIMQALKDAGHEVFAIAPKGDYTDEVAADFHLVAYELDRVSLNPLKVITDTNLLAQTLEILNLDLLQTSAHKSNVFGTFAAKKAGIKHVINLVEGLGSFYIDNDLKTRLVRYAIERLYKMSLKRSDGCVFVNDADPEYFLSHKLIKEDKIYKIKSVGVDTHKFDPNVINATKISDKKIVLMIARAIWHKGVREFYKAAEILKDRNDCEFVYVGGLDDNKSAANLEFLQSGNVRYLGPRNDIAELLKACYVFVLPSYKEGFPRTILEAMSMGKAVVTTDVQGCNEAVSACVNGLLCRVADGANLAEKIECLLDDEPLCVRLGQNGRDMAVKEFDERDIAQKYIEIYRKFIDV; encoded by the coding sequence ATGGCACGCATAGGATTTTTATCTCACTCAGATACGAGTTTACACCTTTTTCGTAGACCTATAATGCAAGCTTTAAAGGACGCAGGACACGAAGTCTTTGCTATCGCTCCAAAGGGCGATTATACTGATGAGGTTGCTGCTGATTTTCACTTAGTGGCTTATGAACTTGATAGAGTAAGCTTAAACCCACTCAAAGTCATTACAGATACAAACTTACTAGCTCAAACGCTTGAAATTTTAAATCTAGATCTGCTCCAGACATCAGCCCATAAGTCAAATGTATTTGGCACATTTGCTGCCAAAAAAGCAGGAATAAAGCACGTTATAAATTTAGTTGAAGGTCTTGGCAGCTTTTATATAGATAATGACCTTAAAACACGTTTGGTTCGCTACGCGATTGAACGACTTTATAAAATGAGCTTGAAGCGATCTGATGGTTGTGTATTTGTCAATGATGCCGATCCTGAATATTTTTTATCACATAAATTGATAAAAGAAGATAAAATTTATAAGATAAAAAGTGTTGGTGTCGATACTCATAAATTTGATCCAAACGTTATTAATGCTACTAAAATAAGCGATAAAAAGATTGTGCTTATGATAGCACGTGCTATTTGGCACAAGGGTGTGCGTGAGTTTTATAAGGCAGCAGAGATCTTAAAAGATCGCAATGACTGTGAGTTTGTATATGTGGGTGGTCTTGATGATAATAAATCAGCTGCGAATTTAGAGTTTTTACAAAGTGGAAATGTCCGATATTTAGGTCCTCGTAATGATATAGCTGAGCTTTTAAAGGCTTGTTATGTGTTTGTTTTACCAAGTTATAAAGAGGGCTTTCCACGCACGATCTTAGAGGCGATGAGTATGGGTAAAGCCGTTGTTACTACTGATGTGCAGGGTTGTAATGAAGCTGTATCAGCATGCGTAAATGGACTTTTATGTCGTGTGGCAGATGGGGCAAATTTAGCCGAAAAGATAGAATGTTTGCTTGATGATGAGCCTCTTTGCGTTAGATTAGGACAAAATGGTAGAGATATGGCAGTAAAAGAATTTGATGAGAGAGATATAGCACAAAAATATATAGAAATTTATAGGAAATTTATAGATGTATAG
- a CDS encoding STT3 domain-containing protein — protein sequence MQNESVKLFFIIAFAFIFSVLARLYWVAWASGYEPFFWNNELMISTNDGYAFAEGARDILAGFHQPNDLSYVDYPLAKLTAWIVRLFGVSIESAMLYMSVFFSSLVVVGVALIANEYKSYKVGFVAALLATVANSYYNRTMAGYYDTDMLIIPLSVFVLWGLVRMCERKRVSDILIAPFFTLIYMWWYASAFSLLSVTIVLFLLYTIIFERKELLFYAQIALMILAITNLNFYLKFGLILVIYIAILYQKERLGFKFIFAILVLVFAIFTICGGLNPIIFQLKFYVFRSVAESSDLAFHYFNVNQTIQESGIVDLVLFCERISGHVVTFALSLFGVVLFCFHHRSFIITLGMVALGFLALKSGLRFTIYAVPIMALGFGYFAVWILNLFKLNGAIFIVGYAMMILCALLPVASHIYHYKASPVFMRSEVEILDKFKDLAKREDYALAWWDYGYPIRYYSDVKTLIDGGKHLGKDNFAVSFALGADQISSANMARLEVEYTERNFKERFGANLNKMMSETNSTDVNAFLHSLGDIGFTPPPKTREIYYYLPERMLNIFPTILQFSRLDLNTGKERDDGLFFISSARLQDDKGVSLSNGFIISNDLSTLSYNGTQMSLNSFFETETDAKGNLNVREYKNDESSKFYGVFMRDSGRFLIMDESIFYSVYIQLFVLERYDERLFEPVVLDSVAKIYKLKR from the coding sequence GTGCAAAATGAGAGTGTAAAACTATTTTTTATCATCGCTTTTGCCTTTATTTTTAGCGTTTTGGCACGGCTTTATTGGGTAGCGTGGGCTAGTGGCTATGAGCCATTTTTTTGGAATAACGAGCTTATGATAAGTACAAATGACGGTTATGCCTTTGCTGAGGGTGCTAGGGACATACTCGCTGGTTTTCATCAGCCAAATGACCTTAGCTATGTGGATTACCCACTTGCAAAGCTCACAGCGTGGATAGTAAGGCTTTTTGGCGTTAGTATTGAGTCTGCGATGCTTTATATGAGCGTGTTTTTTAGCTCACTTGTAGTTGTCGGTGTAGCTTTAATAGCAAATGAATACAAGTCTTATAAAGTAGGGTTTGTTGCGGCACTTTTAGCCACTGTGGCAAATAGCTATTATAACCGTACGATGGCAGGGTATTATGATACTGATATGCTTATCATCCCGCTTAGTGTCTTTGTGCTTTGGGGTTTGGTGCGTATGTGTGAACGTAAAAGAGTGAGCGACATTTTAATTGCTCCATTTTTTACACTCATTTATATGTGGTGGTATGCTAGTGCCTTTTCTCTTCTTAGTGTTACGATTGTATTGTTTTTGTTATATACGATTATATTTGAACGTAAAGAATTACTATTTTATGCACAGATAGCGTTAATGATATTAGCGATTACAAATTTAAATTTTTATCTTAAATTTGGACTAATTTTGGTGATTTATATCGCTATTTTATACCAAAAAGAGAGACTTGGTTTTAAGTTTATATTTGCGATTTTAGTATTAGTTTTTGCTATTTTTACTATTTGTGGTGGATTAAATCCAATAATATTTCAGCTTAAATTTTATGTATTTCGCTCGGTTGCTGAGAGTAGCGATTTAGCATTTCATTATTTTAATGTCAATCAAACCATACAAGAATCAGGCATTGTTGATCTCGTGCTATTTTGTGAACGTATAAGCGGACATGTGGTTACATTTGCTCTTTCATTATTTGGCGTCGTGCTATTTTGCTTTCACCACCGCTCATTTATTATCACACTTGGTATGGTTGCACTTGGATTTTTAGCACTTAAAAGTGGACTTAGATTTACTATTTATGCTGTGCCTATAATGGCTCTTGGCTTTGGGTATTTTGCTGTTTGGATTTTAAATTTATTTAAGTTAAACGGTGCGATATTTATCGTCGGATACGCTATGATGATACTTTGTGCATTACTACCGGTGGCAAGTCATATCTATCATTACAAGGCATCTCCGGTTTTTATGCGAAGCGAAGTTGAAATTTTAGACAAATTTAAAGACTTGGCTAAACGCGAAGATTATGCTCTTGCATGGTGGGATTATGGTTATCCGATTAGATATTATAGCGATGTAAAGACGCTCATAGACGGTGGAAAACACCTTGGGAAGGATAACTTTGCCGTTAGTTTTGCGCTTGGGGCTGATCAGATAAGCTCGGCAAATATGGCACGACTTGAGGTTGAATACACTGAGCGAAATTTCAAAGAGAGATTTGGTGCTAATTTAAATAAGATGATGAGTGAGACAAATAGCACTGATGTAAATGCATTTTTACACTCTTTGGGTGATATCGGATTTACGCCACCTCCAAAAACTCGTGAAATTTATTACTATTTACCAGAGCGAATGCTAAACATATTTCCTACTATTTTGCAGTTTAGTAGGCTTGATTTAAATACTGGCAAAGAGCGTGATGATGGGCTGTTTTTTATATCTTCTGCACGTTTGCAAGACGATAAAGGCGTGAGTTTAAGTAATGGGTTTATCATATCAAATGATCTAAGTACATTAAGCTATAATGGCACACAGATGAGCCTAAATAGCTTTTTTGAGACTGAAACGGACGCAAAGGGCAACTTAAATGTGAGAGAGTATAAAAACGATGAAAGCTCTAAATTTTATGGTGTGTTTATGCGTGATAGTGGGCGGTTTTTGATAATGGATGAGAGTATATTTTATAGTGTTTATATACAGCTTTTCGTGCTTGAGCGGTATGATGAACGACTATTTGAACCTGTAGTGCTTGATAGTGTGGCAAAAATTTATAAATTAAAAAGGTAG
- a CDS encoding glycosyltransferase → MKKLAVFLYSMGPGGAERVVSNLLPFLVQHYEVHLILMSDVVAYELPNEINVHFIERSDPYESGVKKLFRLFFALPNLALRYKKLCQDLSIDTHFVLMNRPCYIALMARILGLRGRIVISERSCPSVIYSHGLSGVVNKFFVRILYNRADLILANAQGNAEDLVRNFATDEKKTKVLHNAINLNAINELKNEPLNSDFKPFFINIGRLDSGKNQAMLIKIIARINDPRATLGILGKGSLQNELQSLVDELGMSERIKLLGVDKNPFKFIKNAECFVCASRFEGFSNVLLEALACEKFIISTDHQSGARELLGDDKYGVLVGVDDEMAFEREMRRALENEKIRQNYEKISYNRALEFDAVSVSAKLIKFLENE, encoded by the coding sequence GTGAAAAAACTTGCTGTTTTTTTATACTCAATGGGTCCTGGTGGTGCGGAGCGTGTGGTGTCAAATTTACTGCCATTTTTAGTACAGCATTATGAGGTGCATTTGATACTTATGAGCGATGTCGTAGCATATGAGTTACCAAATGAGATAAATGTGCATTTTATAGAGAGAAGTGATCCGTATGAAAGTGGTGTAAAAAAGCTATTTCGGCTCTTTTTTGCCCTACCAAATTTAGCTTTGCGGTATAAAAAACTTTGTCAAGATTTAAGCATTGATACGCATTTTGTGTTAATGAATCGTCCATGCTATATCGCCTTAATGGCTCGTATTTTAGGACTTCGTGGACGTATAGTCATTAGTGAGAGAAGCTGTCCTAGCGTGATATATAGCCATGGTTTAAGCGGAGTTGTAAATAAATTTTTCGTGCGAATACTTTATAATAGAGCCGATCTTATCCTAGCAAACGCACAGGGTAACGCAGAGGATCTAGTTAGAAATTTTGCTACTGATGAGAAAAAGACAAAAGTACTTCATAACGCGATAAATTTAAATGCGATAAATGAGCTTAAAAACGAGCCATTAAATAGTGATTTTAAGCCATTTTTTATCAATATTGGACGGCTTGATAGCGGTAAAAATCAAGCTATGTTGATTAAAATAATAGCTCGTATAAATGACCCACGTGCAACGCTTGGGATACTTGGTAAGGGTAGCTTACAAAATGAGCTTCAAAGTTTAGTAGACGAGCTTGGCATGAGTGAGCGTATCAAGCTACTTGGCGTGGATAAAAATCCATTTAAATTTATAAAAAATGCCGAGTGTTTTGTCTGTGCATCTCGTTTTGAGGGCTTTTCAAACGTGCTACTCGAAGCTCTTGCATGTGAAAAATTTATCATCTCAACCGATCATCAAAGTGGTGCCAGGGAGCTTTTAGGTGATGATAAATATGGCGTTTTAGTCGGCGTTGATGATGAGATGGCCTTTGAACGTGAAATGAGAAGAGCACTAGAAAATGAGAAAATAAGGCAAAATTACGAGAAAATTTCGTATAATCGTGCTTTGGAGTTTGACGCGGTTAGTGTGTCAGCTAAGCTTATTAAATTTTTAGAAAATGAGTGA
- a CDS encoding glycosyltransferase produces the protein MRVLFVISTLQSGGAERVCAILASKFSESNDVSLVKFDEKEPFYEINGRINIINLKSGVGEKGLLGNIKKRFSKLKDLRNLIKNGKFDAVISFLDSTNLLVILSSFGLKTPIIISEHTSFNAPKKWVFKALRRLLYPFANALSVLTHADAKHYLKFCKNVSVIYNPNFSNFSENRIDKKENLAIFVGRLVGIKNCEMFIKVAANLKHKCYKFIVAGDGLERENLQTLSHQIGADVEFIGNISDVTSLYRRAKVLVLTSKFEGLGNTLIESIGFECVRVATKTSGACELIADGTDGVLCDIDDVCGMSAVVDELLIDENKRVQMCQNAKKRLIEFDIQNIYQKWLEILALSGVKAVSNLQKSTDKTLGNTQNPPKIKAVSNKKILFVIANLANGGAERVLAALSSELVRENEIHIAVLERDFGYYKFSNSIKFHHLAPKNGEKTNKFSKIFTLRKCFKSIKPDLIISFIDWTNVICVISNFGLKFKHIATEHHANEYLKSLKFRLMRDMAYKFVDGLSVLSKSDFEYYDFVKLRVVIHNPLFLNLDTESENLNITQSVKQNIILSVGRLEIVKGYDVFFKALAKVDSKLLKGWSVQVAGVGSQEKNLKDLVRELGLNVEFLGHIKDVETLYERARIFVLSSRSEGLSNVLIESAAFGCARISSDTIGSRELIKNGVNGVIFESENDDELARALSEILRDEKLRQSLADNAKIGISKFKMEHIMMQWHEFIDEVMR, from the coding sequence ATGAGAGTTTTGTTTGTTATCTCAACTTTACAAAGTGGCGGTGCTGAGCGTGTTTGTGCCATTTTAGCATCAAAATTTAGTGAGAGCAATGATGTTAGCTTGGTTAAATTTGATGAAAAAGAGCCGTTTTATGAGATTAATGGTCGTATAAATATTATAAATTTAAAAAGCGGAGTTGGCGAGAAAGGGCTTTTAGGTAATATTAAAAAGCGATTTTCAAAGTTAAAAGATTTAAGAAATTTGATAAAAAATGGTAAATTTGACGCAGTTATCTCATTTTTAGATAGCACAAATTTGCTTGTTATTCTAAGTTCATTTGGGCTAAAAACGCCCATTATCATTAGCGAACACACGAGTTTTAACGCACCAAAAAAGTGGGTATTTAAGGCTTTGCGTAGATTGCTTTATCCATTTGCTAACGCTCTTAGTGTACTTACTCACGCTGATGCTAAGCATTACTTAAAATTTTGTAAAAATGTGAGTGTGATATATAATCCAAATTTTAGTAATTTTAGTGAAAACAGAATCGATAAGAAGGAAAATTTAGCTATTTTTGTAGGGCGTTTGGTTGGGATAAAAAACTGCGAAATGTTTATAAAAGTTGCAGCAAATTTAAAACATAAGTGCTATAAATTTATCGTTGCTGGAGATGGCTTAGAGCGTGAGAATTTACAGACTTTATCACACCAGATCGGTGCAGATGTGGAATTTATCGGCAACATAAGCGATGTAACCTCTCTTTATCGTCGTGCTAAGGTGCTTGTCTTAACATCTAAATTTGAAGGACTTGGCAACACTTTGATAGAATCGATCGGCTTTGAATGTGTTAGAGTTGCGACAAAAACAAGTGGTGCATGTGAGCTAATAGCAGATGGCACGGATGGAGTTTTGTGTGATATAGACGATGTCTGCGGGATGAGTGCGGTAGTTGATGAGCTTTTAATCGATGAAAATAAAAGAGTACAAATGTGTCAAAATGCTAAAAAACGACTGATTGAGTTTGATATACAAAATATATATCAAAAGTGGCTTGAGATACTCGCACTCAGTGGTGTTAAAGCAGTGTCAAATTTGCAAAAATCCACCGATAAAACGCTTGGTAATACACAAAATCCTCCTAAGATAAAAGCAGTAAGCAATAAAAAAATTTTATTTGTCATTGCAAATCTTGCAAACGGTGGTGCTGAGCGTGTTTTAGCAGCTCTTAGCTCTGAGCTAGTGCGTGAAAATGAGATCCATATTGCCGTTTTGGAACGTGATTTTGGTTATTATAAGTTTAGTAATAGTATCAAATTTCATCATTTAGCGCCTAAAAATGGTGAGAAGACTAATAAATTTAGTAAAATTTTTACACTTCGTAAGTGTTTTAAAAGTATAAAACCTGATCTTATCATTAGCTTTATAGATTGGACAAACGTAATTTGTGTGATATCAAATTTTGGTTTAAAATTTAAACATATTGCCACCGAACACCACGCAAATGAGTATCTAAAAAGCCTTAAATTTAGGCTTATGCGAGACATGGCTTATAAATTTGTAGATGGACTTAGCGTGCTTAGTAAAAGCGATTTTGAATATTATGATTTTGTGAAACTTCGCGTTGTGATACACAATCCACTGTTTTTAAATTTAGATACAGAAAGCGAGAATTTAAATATTACGCAAAGTGTGAAACAAAATATTATTTTAAGCGTTGGGCGACTTGAGATTGTTAAGGGCTATGATGTGTTTTTTAAGGCATTAGCTAAGGTTGATAGTAAGCTTTTAAAAGGATGGTCAGTGCAAGTAGCAGGGGTTGGCTCACAGGAGAAAAACTTAAAAGACTTAGTGCGTGAGCTTGGCTTGAATGTGGAGTTTTTAGGACATATTAAAGATGTTGAAACACTTTATGAAAGAGCAAGAATTTTTGTACTTAGCTCACGAAGTGAAGGGCTTTCAAACGTGCTTATAGAATCAGCAGCCTTTGGTTGTGCAAGAATTTCAAGTGATACGATTGGCTCACGTGAGCTTATAAAAAATGGCGTAAATGGTGTAATTTTTGAGAGCGAAAATGATGATGAGCTAGCTCGTGCATTAAGTGAAATTTTGCGTGATGAAAAGCTACGTCAAAGCTTAGCAGATAACGCTAAAATAGGTATTAGTAAGTTTAAAATGGAGCATATAATGATGCAGTGGCACGAATTTATAGATGAGGTAATGCGGTGA
- a CDS encoding glycosyltransferase family 2 protein produces MVSIVIATFNRPKLLKRAIASALMQDFTDIEIIVTDDGADDRASKVCAEFGDERIKFFKNTNHTKSPNGNKNNGFDKVNGEFVCLLDDDDELLSASAISECLVFLRSGYECVFADCLCEKYGVVLETVAGRSPYTSSGDMSRVDYHCGRINGEFFKIFSRKFIDDFRFDERSFGGENELYIRFFDSHVYYIKKPLYLYRIARDDSATKNATKHALSVAHAYLKTAMMTQQIAAVHAPQFLATQYKQAAYYSKMGGDYTMMLRCIFKSLRVKILPSTLIFLAISPLPNTLLSALSRIRVSIKKRFGL; encoded by the coding sequence ATGGTAAGTATAGTCATAGCTACATTTAATCGACCAAAGCTTTTAAAAAGAGCGATAGCTTCGGCTTTAATGCAAGATTTTACTGATATTGAGATAATCGTTACAGATGATGGAGCGGACGATAGAGCTAGTAAAGTGTGTGCAGAGTTTGGCGATGAGCGTATTAAATTTTTTAAGAACACAAATCACACTAAAAGTCCAAATGGAAACAAAAATAACGGTTTTGATAAAGTAAATGGTGAGTTTGTCTGCTTACTTGATGATGATGATGAGCTTCTTAGTGCAAGTGCGATAAGCGAGTGTTTGGTGTTTTTACGTAGTGGGTATGAGTGCGTTTTTGCTGATTGTCTTTGCGAAAAATATGGAGTAGTGCTAGAGACTGTGGCTGGGCGAAGTCCGTATACTAGTAGTGGTGATATGAGCCGAGTGGATTATCATTGTGGGAGAATAAATGGTGAGTTTTTTAAAATTTTTTCACGTAAATTTATAGATGATTTTCGTTTTGATGAGCGTAGTTTTGGCGGAGAAAATGAGCTTTATATCCGCTTTTTTGATAGCCATGTTTATTACATTAAAAAGCCCTTATATCTTTATAGGATCGCACGTGATGATAGTGCAACCAAAAATGCTACTAAACACGCTTTAAGTGTAGCACACGCCTATTTAAAAACTGCCATGATGACGCAACAGATCGCAGCCGTGCATGCACCTCAGTTTTTAGCTACTCAATACAAACAAGCGGCATATTATTCAAAAATGGGTGGAGACTATACGATGATGCTTCGTTGCATTTTTAAGAGCTTAAGAGTTAAAATTTTACCATCAACGCTTATATTTTTAGCTATCTCGCCACTACCAAATACCTTACTATCGGCCCTTTCTCGCATTAGAGTAAGTATAAAAAAGAGATTTGGCTTATGA
- a CDS encoding glycosyltransferase family 25 protein translates to MKYPVFLISLAKDTARRNALKERFSSYDKFSLIDAVDGREMNVCKYFSYANASLKAYHRLLSPAEIGCALSHVVAYEAFLASGAEFGLIFEDDIIGDDSGINLAFKIAEQIYKNDKNIVFICGAQDGLAGRFSAFGKKNLSGFLSDIDAKIWRIAPSSHGCIYRAAAYIITRESAKGLLNLHKKALCTTDVWEFLLRKINANMYFSDIFAHPTDLSSSNIENERNERGYKPSLKAYFKSFKFLVISRLQSLFLGYERIFKGR, encoded by the coding sequence ATGAAATACCCAGTTTTCCTCATCTCTCTCGCAAAGGATACCGCACGTCGCAACGCACTCAAAGAGCGATTTAGTAGCTATGATAAATTCAGTCTTATAGATGCTGTTGATGGACGTGAGATGAATGTTTGTAAGTATTTTAGTTATGCAAATGCTTCTTTAAAAGCTTATCATAGACTTTTAAGCCCAGCTGAGATCGGTTGTGCTTTGTCGCATGTAGTAGCTTATGAGGCATTTTTGGCTAGTGGAGCAGAATTTGGACTTATCTTTGAAGATGATATTATAGGCGATGATAGTGGGATAAATTTAGCGTTTAAAATTGCGGAGCAAATTTATAAAAATGATAAAAATATAGTGTTTATATGTGGAGCCCAGGACGGACTGGCTGGGCGTTTTAGTGCATTTGGTAAAAAAAATTTAAGTGGATTTTTGAGTGATATTGACGCTAAAATTTGGCGTATCGCACCAAGCTCGCACGGCTGTATCTATAGGGCGGCGGCGTATATTATCACGCGTGAGAGTGCAAAAGGGCTTTTAAACTTGCACAAAAAAGCACTTTGTACGACTGATGTTTGGGAGTTTTTATTGCGTAAAATAAACGCAAATATGTATTTTAGCGATATTTTTGCACATCCAACTGACTTAAGTAGCTCAAACATAGAAAATGAGCGAAATGAGCGTGGATATAAGCCAAGCCTTAAAGCATATTTTAAAAGTTTTAAATTTTTAGTGATTTCACGATTGCAGAGCTTATTTTTAGGCTATGAACGTATTTTTAAAGGCAGATAA